From the genome of Papaver somniferum cultivar HN1 chromosome 2, ASM357369v1, whole genome shotgun sequence, one region includes:
- the LOC113351854 gene encoding agamous-like MADS-box protein AGL97: MGKRKIEIKKIEDKKQRSVSFTKRRNGLFNKAHELCRLTGASISMIVFSPGGKPFTFGCPDEILNRFPANEEEDDDGKRVRSENGDGFWWKDLNMEEVDTLEKVQVVRDQLLQVKDLVNKRKQESVAVSVPPAVAEATSADNIEGSCMFVMEEDEDSSWFSNITFGDNDMEEFDKLFKDFDVEPPLID, translated from the coding sequence ATGGGTAAAAGAAAGATCGAAATAAAGAAGATTGAAGATAAAAAACAGAGAAGTGTTTCATTCACCAAGAGACGTAATGGTCTCTTCAACAAAGCTCATGAATTATGTCGTCTAACTGGTGCAAGTATTTCCATGATTGTCTTCTCTCCAGGTGGTAAGCCTTTTACCTTCGGTTGCCCAGATGAAATTCTTAATAGATTTCCTgcgaatgaagaagaagatgatgatgggaAGAGGGTTAGGTCAGAAAATGGTGATGGTTTTTGGTGGAAAGATTTAAACATGGAGGAAGTTGATACTCTGGAGAAGGTACAGGTTGTGAGAGATCAGTTGCTTCAAGTGAAGGATCTTGttaacaagagaaaacaagagtcaGTTGCAGTGTCCGTTCCTCCGGCAGTGGCAGAAGCAACTAGTGCTGATAATATAGAGGGTTCTTGTATGTTTGTAATGGAGGAGGATGAAGATTCATCATGGTTTTCTAATATAACGTTCGGTGATAATGATATGGAGGAGTTCGATAAGTTGTTCAAAGATTTTGATGTTGAGCCTCCACTTATTGACTAA
- the LOC113353864 gene encoding UDP-glycosyltransferase 74F2-like, translated as MEKIIMENRGHVLMIPYPAQGHINPCLQFLKRLVSKGLKTTLVTTKFLSKSINKPNLGHNIGLEFISDGFDNGGFAESDSIESYLQRLQTVGSADLTQRIKKLNSSPEVQNPVNCIIYDAFLPWALDVARQFGLVGGSFFTQPCAVNNIYYQFGKGLLKIDDSAVTNNINVKIPGLPIPLQVSDLPSFLCVPGAYPSYLELALNQFVNVGKADWIFINSFDMLEVQVVDWMTKTFSQLRTIGPTIPSMYLDKRIEDDNDYGLNLIKPDSSICINWLNSKANGTVVYVSFGSMAELSKEQMEELAMGLIGSNFYFLWVVRGSEAHKLSGKFLSEIENGNKGLVVKWSPQLEVLSHAAVGCFVTHCGWNSTLEALSLGVPMVGIPQWTDQTTNAKFIADEWRVGIRVKVNDDEKGIWTRKDLEVSIREVMEGDRGKEMKKNSSKWRQLAQQAVGIGGSSDRNLDEFVANLIC; from the exons ATGGAGAAGATTATCATGGAAAATCGAGGCCATGTTTTGATGATCCCATATCCAGCTCAAGGTCATATAAACCCATGTCTACAGTTCCTAAAAAGATTAGTCTCGAAAGGTCTCAAAACCACATTAGTCACAACCAAGTTCTTATCTAAATCAATCAATAAACCAAACCTTGGTCATAACATTGGTCTTGAATTCATATCAGATGGATTTGATAACGGTGGCTTCGCCGAATCAGATAGTATAGAATCCTATCTACAGCGGTTACAAACGGTGGGTTCAGCAGATTTAACTCAACGTATCAAGAAACTAAATAGCTCTCCTGAGGTGCAAAATCCTGTGAACTGCATAATTTACGATGCGTTCTTGCCGTGGGCTTTGGACGTGGCGAGACAGTTTGGGTTAGTAGGAGGATCATTTTTCACTCAACCTTGTGCTGTTAATAACATATATTACCAGTTTGGGAAGGGTCTGTTAAAGATTGATGACAGTGCCGTCACTAATAATATTAATGTTAAGATTCCTGGGCTGCCCATACCTCTTCAAGTGTCAGATTTACCATCTTTCTTGTGTGTGCCTGGAGCATACCCATCTTACTTGGAGCTTGCTTTGAATCAGTTTGTAAACGTAGGAAAAGCGGATTGGATCTTTATCAATAGCTTCGACATGTTGGAAGTTCAG GTTGTGGATTGGATGACAAAAACATTTTCACAATTAAGAACGATCGGACCAACAATACCATCAATGTACCTGGATAAAAGAATCGAAGACGACAATGATTACGGGCTCAACCTAATCAAACCAGATAGTAGCATTTGCATCAACTGGTTAAACTCTAAAGCTAATGGCACGGTAGTTTATGTATCTTTTGGGAGCATGGCTGAACTGAGCAAAGAACAGATGGAAGAACTAGCAATGGGTCTGATTGGAAGCAATTTTTATTTCTTGTGGGTAGTTCGGGGGTCAGAAGCACACAAACTATCAGGAAAATTTTTGTCAGAAATCGAAAATGGAAACAAAGGTTTGGTTGTGAAATGGAGTCCTCAGTTGGAAGTACTTTCACATGCAGCAGTTGGATGTTTTGTGACACATTGTGGATGGAATTCGACCTTGGAAGCGTTATCCTTGGGAGTGCCGATGGTGGGAATACCTCAGTGGACAGATCAAACAACAAATGCAAAGTTTATAGCAGATGAGTGGAGAGTGGGCATACGAGTTAAGGTTAATGATGATGAGAAAGGAATTTGGACAAGGAAGGATTTGGAGGTATCTATTCGGGAAGTTATGGAGGGAGATAGAGGAAAAGAGATGAAGAAAAATTCAAGCAAGTGGAGGCAGCTAGCTCAACAGGCAGTCGGCATAGGTGGAAGCTCTGATCGGAATCTCGACGAGTTCGTAGCTAATCTAATATGTTAG